In Cryptomeria japonica chromosome 10, Sugi_1.0, whole genome shotgun sequence, a genomic segment contains:
- the LOC131029299 gene encoding uncharacterized protein LOC131029299, translating to MKTTSYLNMASSSMSPRCILVTNPKLPKVPYLHITPSSSILPSPRQSFQPLKFKNHNSKRLSSCTPKVASSSSSTPTPSRRTRIPRTNNTEEIEEEQIFFDGGAHYGDLVANLIFGFSLLWMPLTVAAVFRALFLRYRFTNVRVTVISGLSGSDRRDFSYSVIEDVQVVPRLFGEWGDIVITLTDGTKVDLRSVPKFREIAKYCLSKAGKKGNKSVEEAAANANIF from the coding sequence ATGAAGACGACATCTTACTTGAACATGGCTTCCTCATCCATGTCTCCTCGCTGCATTCTCGTTACTAACCCTAAATTACCTAAAGTCCCATATTTGCATATCACTCCCTCTTCCTCTATTTTACCATCGCCCAGGCAGTCATTTCAACCATTGAAATTCAAAAATCACAATTCAAAAAGACTCTCCTCCTGTACGCCCaaagtagcatcatcatcatcttcaacaccCACTCCAAGCAGAAGAACAAGAATACCACGGACAAATAACacagaagaaatagaagaagagcaGATCTTCTTTGATGGGGGAGCCCACTATGGTGACCTAGTGGCAAATCTGATATTTGGGTTTTCTCTGTTATGGATGCCCCTCACGGTGGCAGCTGTGTTTAGGGCACTGTTCTTGAGGTACAGGTTTACCAATGTTAGGGTCACAGTCATATCAGGCCTCAGTGGCTCTGATAGAAGGGACTTCTCTTACAGCGTTATTGAGGATGTGCAGGTGGTGCCTCGTTTATTTGGAGAATGGGGAGATATCGTCATCACATTGACCGATGGCACAAAGGTTGATCTTCGTAGCGTTCCCAAGTTCAGGGAGATTGCAAAGTATTGCCTCTCCAAGGCTGGGAAGAAGGGCAACAAATCAGTAGAGGAAGCTGCAGCTAACGCAAACATATTCTAG